TGAATATTCCAAAGCTGTATGAGGGCGACAATTATTGTATAAGTAAATAGCCTGCTTAATTGCTTTTTTAGCATCTTTAAAGTTCTTAAATGTTTCGCGTAAATGATATTCATACTTCAGTATTCCGTTGACTCTTTCAGCTTTTGAATTTTCATAGCAATGGTTTTCTTCAGTCATACTGACAGGAAGATTTCTATTCGTCAAGATTTCAATGTAATCGTGACAGCAGTACTGAGAGCCTCTGTCAGAGTGGTGGATGGGACGAGAACCTTTAGGCAGGTCTTTTAAAGCCATTTTCAAAGCCTTGATACATCCTACAGCCTCTAAGTTCTCTCCAACATTATACGCAATGATTTTTCTAGAATATGCATCCGTAATCAAGGCTAAATAAACAAAACTATTAGCTACTCTGATATACGTAATATCACATACCCAAACCTGATTAGGGGAAGTTAAATTTATATTTTTGATGAGGTTTTTATAAATTTTAAAACGATGTCTAGAATCGGTTGTGCGACAGTACTTCCTCTTCCTTTTGATTAATAGTCGTTCTTCACGAGCTATATCGAACAAGCGATCTCGTCCTACTTTTATAGAATTCTCTTTGAAGTCATCTGCTAATAGGCACTTTAACTTTCGAATTCCAAGTTCTGATTGGATGCAGCGTTGTTCTTTGATCAGTTCAACTATAAGCTTTTGATCAACTTCTTTTTTAGGGTTCTTCGTAGAAATCTGTAAAACTACCGCCTTCGTTCAAAGCTTTCCTCCGGCATAAAGCCACTCGCAAGCTCGTTATTTATACGGGTAAAGATTTGATTTTTAGTTGCTTTACTGGCGTAATGCTTCGCCAGCGGGCAGAAACCCAAGGTTTCAAATACAAAAAACTGCTTGCACATCTCTCTTTAATTACTTCAAAAAGGAGAAAACATGTCAAGCAGTCTACATCAACATACACACGGAATCATTGGATACGAGCACAAGCGCTTTGAATACAAAGGCAATGAGCTGATTATTCATATATGTCGAAAAAAAAGACCTTTAACTGCTCCAAATGCAAAAGCGCCGATGTAACCGCAACTGCAACAGGCACTCGTTTTATCAAATCATTACCCGTGGGCACCAAAAAGACTTCGTTTTGTGTACAAATGCATAGAGTTCGTTGTCATGATTGTAGTTCATATTTAATGGAGAAACTTTCGTTTACTTCGAGTTCTAAAAGTAGGATTACACAAGTATTAGAAAGGCATATCATAGAGCTACGAGCGCACATGTGTATTCAGAGTTTAGCTAACTAGTGCCTGACCGAAATGAACCTAAGTCTTTTAAGTATAATAATTTATAAGGAAAATAAGTTGTGAGTTTTTCTAGAAAACAGTATTAAAGTACCCTATAAAACTTTTGTTTAAATGTATAGTACTTCATCATAAACTACTATTTATCCAATAGGATACAGATAAAATAAAAGAATCCAAGGTGTCATATAGCATGCGTAATTTTACAAGTACACAAGCAGAATTAGGAGAAAACCCACTTCTCGGAGTCACGCCAATTGAACAAGTGAGACTCGACACATACTGCCGTGATGAAATAACCAAAACTCTTCGTGGTTTACAAGAAATTTATCGAAACAAAGTTTTACTCAAAGAAATCCAAGATGTTTTGTCTGAATTAGTTCCTAAAGGAACATCCTGGAATGATGGACGTAAAGGAATGGATCTCTGGGTTATTTTTGTTTTAGGCACTTTGCGTTTGAGCTGTAATTGGGATTATGACAAGCTCAAAAGTTGCTATGATTATCATCACAAAATTCGGGAGATCTGTGGAGTTGATCTTTTTTGTGATGTCGACATAGTTACAGGACGCCAAACAATACACGATAACGTTAGCCTTTTTACAAAAAAAATTGCCAATAAAATTAGTAAACTCGTAGTTGCTTTCAGCCATGAATTACTTTTCCCAGAAGAACGAGAATTACATAGTCGTTGCGATTCTTTTGTTTTTGAAACGAATGTTCATTTCCCCACTGATTTGAATCTATTAAAGATCTGTACGCAAAGTATTGAGCATCGGAGGCAATTGGCTTCATCTTTGAAATCACTGGCTGGCGTGAAGTAAAAAGCCAGCAAAAGAAATTCCATAGCCTTTATAATAAACTGAGCAAGATGCGTCACTCTAACTCGAAGAAAGAAGAGCGAAAGGAAAAACGTCGCTTAGAAATAGAGGAGATAATTAAGGATTACCTTAGTGTGGCTCGAGCTCATTTACTCAAAGCAAGAACTCTCCAGAATTCTTTAGATGAAGAGTGTCCCAAGCTTCAGTTAAACATGGATTACACGGACTTATTCATTAAGCAAATAAGTCGTAGAGTTCTTAATGGAGAGACTATTTCACCCGATGAAAAGGTGTATTCGATTTTTGAACCTCACACAGAATGGATATGCAAAGGAAAAGCTGGGATTCGTCAGGAACTTGGCGTGAAGGTATGTGTAGTTGAAGATCAGTTTGGCTTTATTCTCGACCATAGGATCATGAAGGGCGAGCAGGATAAAGACGTGGCGGTTGAAATGGTTCGTAAAAGTAAGGAGCTGTACCCTGGGCTGACATCGATGAGTTTTGATAAGGGTTTTTATTCAAAGGTAGATAAGGATGGTCAAAATAATCACTCCCGCATTGAAGCATTAGAGGTAAGAGCTCACCTCCCTGTAAAAGGTCGCCGAAATAAAGCTGCTCAAGAGCGTGAAAGTAAGGAGGCCTTTGTCGTCGCTCGCAAACAACACCCCGCAGTTGAATCAGCTATTAACGCTCTTGAAAGTCATGGTTTTGACCGATGCCCTGATAAGGGTACTCCTAATTTCGAACGTTATGCCGCTATGGCGATAAGTGCCAGTAATATCCATCATCTTGGTGCTATCATCATGGC
The genomic region above belongs to Lentisphaera araneosa HTCC2155 and contains:
- a CDS encoding IS3 family transposase, with the protein product MSTKNPKKEVDQKLIVELIKEQRCIQSELGIRKLKCLLADDFKENSIKVGRDRLFDIAREERLLIKRKRKYCRTTDSRHRFKIYKNLIKNINLTSPNQVWVCDITYIRVANSFVYLALITDAYSRKIIAYNVGENLEAVGCIKALKMALKDLPKGSRPIHHSDRGSQYCCHDYIEILTNRNLPVSMTEENHCYENSKAERVNGILKYEYHLRETFKNFKDAKKAIKQAIYLYNNCRPHTALEYS